A region from the Curtobacterium sp. MCBA15_012 genome encodes:
- a CDS encoding UPF0182 family protein, protein MVTIIVLAALVIGFFIFASLYTDYAWFAQLGFQQVLTTRWIAGTSMFVAGFLGMAIPVYVSIALAFRFRPVYAKLNSQLDRYQQVIEPLRRAVMIGVPAVLGVFAGLSTAGRWSMVLEYFNRTPFGKTDPQFGLDIGFYVFELPFWRSVVAYSSAVVLIAGIAALAASYLYGALRFGGREVRISRAARIQLAVTAAVYVALQAVSLWLDQYAALTKDNPLITGAQYTDVNAVIPGREIMAGIAAIVAVLFIVTAVIGRWRISVVGTGLLLVAAIVIGGIYPWVVQRLQVKPSERTFESAYIERNIKATRDAYDVSDVQEQNYDATTEASSGALAQDAQTTANIRLIDPKIVSDTFSQLQQYRQYYQFPKELDVDRYDVKGQTEDTVIAVRDIDLDGLSAQANTQYNRTFVYTHGFGVTAAYGNQRASDGKPVFLESGIPSNGALGDYQERVYFGETSPPYSIVGGPKGSKNVELDYPSGSDDDNGGNATTTYSGEGGPSLGNFFNRLVYAAKFQSEQILLSNAVNKDSQILYDRDPIQRVQKVAPYLTLDSDAYPAIVDHRIQWVVDGYTTSDAYPYSQSQSLSDSINGTESSAFRTDQVNYIRNSVKATVDAYTGKVTLYAWDTSDPVLKTWQKIFPTSMEPVSQMSAELLDHVRYPTDLFKVQRSILGTYHVTNANSFYSGDDAWNTPQETTSGTTENDTADTQQTTTNALGTQTTASRGNLQDPYYLTMKVPGQDTAYSLYTTYIPQQSAGSNNRNVLTGYLAVDSDAGGAGKGEKGANYGKLTLLTMPKTDNIPGPAQVQSLFNGDTTVSQELNILKRGNSTVKQGNLLTLPVGGGFLYVQPVYVQSTSSGSYPLLQKVLVAFGDKIAFEDTLDEALNSLFGGNSGAAAGDQGAAGSGSSDTGSTDTGSDQGGDSGSTGGDTGAGSGATGGSGATGGSGTSGNSTLQQALADAKAALQDRQEAYARNDLVAAAEADQRLQTAIEAATAAENAG, encoded by the coding sequence GTGGTCACGATCATCGTGCTGGCCGCACTGGTGATCGGCTTCTTCATCTTCGCCAGCCTGTACACCGACTACGCGTGGTTCGCGCAGCTCGGCTTCCAGCAGGTCCTCACCACGCGCTGGATCGCGGGGACGTCCATGTTCGTCGCCGGGTTCCTCGGCATGGCGATCCCGGTGTACGTGAGCATCGCGCTGGCCTTCCGGTTCCGGCCGGTCTACGCGAAGCTCAACTCGCAGCTCGACCGCTACCAGCAGGTCATCGAACCGCTGCGCCGTGCCGTGATGATCGGCGTCCCGGCGGTCCTCGGCGTCTTCGCCGGGCTCTCGACCGCGGGCCGGTGGAGCATGGTCCTCGAGTACTTCAACCGGACGCCGTTCGGCAAGACCGACCCGCAGTTCGGGCTGGACATCGGCTTCTACGTGTTCGAGTTGCCGTTCTGGCGCTCCGTCGTCGCGTACTCGTCCGCGGTCGTGCTCATCGCGGGCATCGCGGCGCTCGCCGCCAGCTACCTCTACGGTGCGCTCCGCTTCGGTGGCCGCGAGGTCCGGATCTCCCGCGCTGCGCGCATCCAGCTCGCCGTCACCGCGGCGGTCTACGTCGCGCTGCAGGCCGTGAGCCTGTGGCTCGACCAGTACGCGGCGCTGACGAAGGACAACCCGCTCATCACGGGTGCGCAGTACACCGACGTCAACGCGGTGATCCCCGGTCGCGAGATCATGGCCGGCATCGCGGCGATCGTCGCGGTCCTGTTCATCGTCACCGCGGTCATCGGTCGCTGGCGGATCTCCGTCGTCGGCACCGGTCTGCTCCTCGTCGCCGCGATCGTCATCGGCGGCATCTACCCCTGGGTCGTCCAGCGACTGCAGGTGAAGCCCTCCGAGCGGACCTTCGAGTCGGCGTACATCGAGCGGAACATCAAGGCGACACGCGATGCCTACGACGTCTCCGACGTGCAGGAGCAGAACTACGACGCCACGACCGAGGCGAGCTCCGGCGCCCTCGCGCAGGACGCCCAGACCACGGCGAACATCCGCCTGATCGACCCGAAGATCGTGTCCGACACGTTCAGCCAGCTGCAGCAGTACCGGCAGTACTACCAGTTCCCGAAGGAGCTGGACGTCGACCGCTACGACGTCAAGGGCCAGACCGAGGACACCGTGATCGCGGTGCGCGACATCGACCTCGACGGCCTCAGCGCGCAGGCGAACACGCAGTACAACCGCACGTTCGTCTACACGCACGGCTTCGGCGTCACCGCGGCCTACGGCAACCAGCGCGCGAGCGACGGCAAGCCGGTCTTCCTCGAGTCGGGCATCCCCTCGAACGGCGCGCTCGGGGACTACCAGGAGCGCGTGTACTTCGGCGAGACCTCGCCGCCGTACTCGATCGTCGGTGGCCCGAAGGGCTCGAAGAACGTCGAGCTCGACTACCCGTCCGGGTCCGACGACGACAACGGCGGCAACGCCACGACGACGTACAGCGGCGAGGGTGGCCCGAGCCTCGGGAACTTCTTCAACCGCCTGGTCTACGCGGCGAAGTTCCAGTCGGAGCAGATCCTGCTGTCGAACGCGGTGAACAAGGACTCGCAGATCCTGTACGACCGTGACCCGATCCAGCGCGTGCAGAAGGTCGCCCCGTACCTGACGCTCGACAGCGACGCCTACCCGGCGATCGTGGACCACCGCATCCAGTGGGTCGTCGACGGGTACACCACGAGCGACGCCTACCCGTACTCGCAGAGCCAGAGCCTGTCCGACAGCATCAACGGCACCGAGTCGTCCGCGTTCCGGACCGACCAGGTGAACTACATCCGGAACTCGGTGAAGGCCACCGTCGACGCGTACACGGGCAAGGTGACGCTCTACGCGTGGGACACCTCCGACCCGGTGCTCAAGACGTGGCAGAAGATCTTCCCGACGTCGATGGAGCCGGTGTCGCAGATGAGCGCCGAGCTGCTCGACCACGTGCGGTACCCGACCGACCTGTTCAAGGTGCAGCGGTCGATCCTCGGCACGTACCACGTCACGAACGCGAACTCGTTCTACTCGGGCGACGACGCGTGGAACACCCCGCAGGAGACCACCTCGGGGACGACCGAGAACGACACGGCGGACACGCAGCAGACGACCACCAACGCGCTGGGCACGCAGACGACCGCCTCGCGGGGCAACCTGCAGGACCCGTACTACCTGACGATGAAGGTGCCCGGGCAGGACACGGCCTACTCGCTGTACACGACCTACATCCCGCAGCAGTCGGCGGGGTCGAACAACCGCAACGTGCTGACCGGGTACCTGGCGGTGGACTCCGACGCGGGTGGTGCGGGCAAGGGCGAGAAGGGTGCCAACTACGGCAAGCTCACGCTCCTGACGATGCCGAAGACCGACAACATCCCGGGTCCGGCGCAGGTGCAGAGCCTGTTCAACGGTGACACCACGGTGTCGCAGGAGCTGAACATCCTGAAGCGGGGCAACTCGACCGTGAAGCAGGGCAACCTGCTCACGCTCCCGGTCGGTGGCGGCTTCCTGTACGTGCAGCCCGTGTACGTGCAGTCGACGTCGAGCGGCTCGTACCCGCTGCTGCAGAAGGTGCTCGTGGCCTTCGGCGACAAGATCGCGTTCGAGGACACCCTCGACGAGGCCCTGAACAGCCTGTTCGGTGGCAACTCGGGTGCGGCCGCCGGCGACCAGGGCGCAGCCGGTTCGGGGTCGTCCGACACCGGCTCCACGGACACCGGCTCCGACCAGGGCGGCGACAGCGGCAGCACCGGCGGGGACACCGGTGCCGGGTCCGGCGCGACCGGGGGCTCGGGTGCGACCGGTGGGTCCGGCACCTCGGGCAACTCCACGCTGCAGCAGGCACTGGCGGACGCGAAGGCGGCGCTCCAGGACCGGCAGGAGGCGTACGCGCGCAACGATCTCGTCGCCGCGGCGGAGGCCGACCAGCGCCTGCAGACCGCGATCGAAGCGGCCACCGCAGCCGAGAACGCCGGGTGA
- a CDS encoding nitrilase-related carbon-nitrogen hydrolase yields MSGPGWLWLWFGLRLGFGFGFGFGLRLGFGVGFGFGLRFGFGLGLRFGFGFGIGGGRYARRMATLTIAAAQFAPVDDPVANLATVRTAAEDAAARGADLLVTPEYTSYFTAEIDDRFAASAEPLDGPFMSGLREIARTTGIALVVGVAEAVGSADDPIRVGGTEADADTDATGLADVNGLAVARRFRNTLVAVLPDGSVAAVYRKVHLYDAFGSRESDRIEAGDTDQLPVFTIAGVRVGLETCYDLRFPEVTRRLAAEESGAADVVLVPAEWVRGPGKEHHWRTLLTARAVENTVWVVGVGQTPPVGIGGSVVLDPSGVAVAAAGAVPGVLVATVDTATTASVRAVNPSLGLRRYDVVPRG; encoded by the coding sequence GTGTCGGGACCCGGTTGGCTCTGGCTCTGGTTCGGGCTGCGGCTCGGGTTCGGGTTCGGGTTCGGGTTCGGACTGCGACTCGGGTTCGGGGTCGGGTTCGGGTTTGGCCTGCGGTTCGGGTTCGGGTTGGGGCTGCGGTTCGGGTTCGGGTTCGGCATCGGTGGGGGTCGCTACGCTCGGCGGATGGCAACCCTGACGATCGCCGCCGCGCAGTTCGCCCCGGTCGACGACCCGGTAGCGAACCTCGCGACCGTCCGTACCGCCGCCGAGGACGCCGCTGCCCGCGGCGCGGACCTGCTGGTCACGCCCGAGTACACGTCGTACTTCACGGCGGAGATCGACGACCGGTTCGCGGCGAGCGCGGAGCCGCTCGACGGGCCGTTCATGTCCGGCCTGCGGGAGATCGCCCGGACGACGGGCATCGCGCTCGTGGTCGGTGTGGCAGAGGCCGTCGGTTCTGCCGACGACCCGATCCGGGTCGGGGGCACCGAGGCCGACGCGGACACGGACGCGACCGGGCTCGCGGACGTGAACGGGCTCGCGGTGGCCCGGCGGTTCCGGAACACGCTCGTCGCCGTGCTGCCGGACGGGTCGGTCGCCGCGGTCTACCGGAAGGTGCACCTGTACGACGCGTTCGGCTCGCGGGAGTCGGACCGGATCGAGGCCGGGGACACCGACCAGCTGCCCGTCTTCACGATCGCAGGCGTGCGGGTCGGCCTCGAGACCTGCTACGACCTGCGCTTCCCCGAGGTCACGCGCCGCCTGGCCGCCGAGGAGTCCGGCGCTGCGGACGTCGTCCTCGTGCCCGCCGAGTGGGTGCGCGGCCCGGGCAAGGAGCACCACTGGCGCACACTGCTCACCGCCCGCGCAGTCGAGAACACCGTCTGGGTCGTCGGTGTCGGGCAGACGCCTCCCGTCGGTATCGGCGGCTCGGTGGTGCTCGACCCGTCCGGGGTCGCGGTGGCGGCCGCCGGCGCCGTGCCGGGGGTGCTCGTGGCGACCGTCGACACCGCCACGACGGCGTCCGTGCGGGCCGTCAACCCGTCACTCGGACTCCGCCGCTACGACGTGGTGCCGCGGGGTTGA
- a CDS encoding aminotransferase class I/II-fold pyridoxal phosphate-dependent enzyme: protein MDRTGPWLRAAEGAMLLGPDGVPAPTVFAEMSALAAATGAINLGQGFPDEDGPRAVLDAAVDAIRRGMNQYPPGRGTPDLRQAVAEHQERWYGLEVDPDRQVLVTAGATEALAATLLAFVEPGDEVVTFEPFYDAYGALIRLAGGTHVTVPLTAPDFLPDETALRAAFSDRTRAVLVNTPHNPTGRVLPREVLQTVVDLATRHDAVVITDEVYEHLTFRVPHLPIATLPGAAERTVSISSAGKTFNTTGWKIGWLTAPADLVEAIVSVKQYLTFVNGAPFQPAVATGLRLPDAVFAGIAAELAAKHQLLAGGLRAAGFEVLEPDGGYFVLADAAPLGFTDARELCLRLPELAGVVGVPVSAFVRPDHAAGYRSLVRFAFCKRRSVLDEAVARLGALAAAR from the coding sequence ATGGACCGGACCGGACCCTGGCTGCGCGCGGCGGAGGGCGCGATGCTGCTCGGACCCGACGGCGTCCCCGCGCCGACCGTCTTCGCCGAGATGAGCGCCCTCGCAGCGGCGACCGGCGCGATCAACCTCGGGCAGGGCTTCCCGGACGAGGACGGTCCCCGTGCGGTCCTCGACGCCGCCGTCGACGCCATCCGCCGAGGCATGAACCAGTACCCGCCGGGGCGCGGTACCCCGGACCTCCGCCAGGCCGTCGCCGAGCACCAGGAGCGGTGGTACGGGCTCGAGGTCGACCCCGACCGGCAGGTGCTCGTCACCGCCGGTGCGACCGAGGCACTCGCCGCGACGCTCCTCGCGTTCGTCGAGCCCGGCGACGAGGTCGTCACCTTCGAGCCCTTCTACGACGCGTACGGCGCGCTCATCCGACTCGCCGGCGGCACGCACGTCACCGTTCCGCTGACCGCACCGGACTTCCTGCCCGACGAGACCGCCCTCCGCGCCGCGTTCTCCGACCGCACCCGTGCGGTGCTCGTGAACACGCCGCACAACCCGACCGGGCGCGTGCTCCCCCGCGAGGTCCTGCAGACCGTGGTCGACCTCGCGACCCGGCACGACGCGGTCGTCATCACGGACGAGGTGTACGAGCACCTGACCTTCCGGGTCCCGCACCTGCCGATCGCGACGCTGCCCGGAGCAGCCGAGCGCACGGTGTCGATCTCGAGTGCGGGCAAGACGTTCAACACCACCGGGTGGAAGATCGGGTGGTTGACGGCACCGGCCGACCTCGTCGAGGCGATCGTCTCGGTCAAGCAGTACCTGACCTTCGTCAACGGCGCCCCGTTCCAACCCGCGGTCGCGACGGGGCTCCGGCTGCCCGACGCGGTCTTCGCCGGCATCGCCGCCGAGCTCGCCGCGAAGCATCAGCTGCTCGCCGGCGGCCTGCGCGCGGCCGGATTCGAGGTGCTCGAGCCCGACGGCGGGTACTTCGTCCTCGCCGACGCCGCACCGCTCGGGTTCACCGATGCCCGCGAGCTGTGTCTGCGCCTACCCGAGCTCGCCGGGGTCGTCGGCGTGCCGGTGTCCGCGTTCGTCCGGCCGGACCACGCAGCGGGGTACCGGTCCCTCGTCCGGTTCGCCTTCTGCAAGCGCCGCAGTGTGCTCGACGAGGCCGTCGCCCGGCTCGGGGCCCTCGCCGCCGCCCGCTGA